From Bacteroidota bacterium, the proteins below share one genomic window:
- a CDS encoding MBOAT family protein — protein sequence MLFTSFVWLVFLPLVFAGWKLLPAAYRKYWLLAASYFFYMYGVWWFGILLLLTTITDWYAALRVEASQTARARKGWLAVSILSNIGVLAAFKYSAFFWNTALWLGGGQRADFIAAIAVPAGLSFYTFQSLAYVIDVYRKQTPAEKNVWQFALFVSFFPQLVAGPVERYAHLNQQLTTPKPLDADALGKAGRLMLWGFFKKLVIADRLAAYVDPLFATPENFGGLTLALGGFLFAVQVYCDFSGYTDIATGTARLFGVELMVNWRRPLLARSLHDFWQRNHISMTTWFRDYVYIPLGGGRAAQWRVQVNLLLTFLISGLWHGASWAFVIWGALHGVVYLLERVVFKHIRLRIPEKLLRLPGWLWLIAFHSVSIIAFRAGSMDVLTHYAGRVLQGGWSVTSAWHELRSLHDLFPWLLALGGIALLFARELQEEYGWLRGHKMYAGVLRPAFYVCVFVLLFLVGEFGAKPFIYFAF from the coding sequence ATGCTTTTCACCTCGTTTGTGTGGCTTGTTTTTTTGCCGCTGGTATTTGCCGGATGGAAGCTGCTGCCTGCCGCATACCGGAAATACTGGCTGCTGGCGGCCAGCTACTTTTTTTACATGTATGGTGTGTGGTGGTTTGGCATTTTGTTGCTGCTTACCACAATAACCGACTGGTACGCCGCGCTGCGGGTGGAGGCCTCACAAACGGCGCGCGCGCGCAAAGGATGGCTGGCCGTAAGCATACTCAGTAATATCGGGGTGCTTGCGGCATTCAAGTACAGTGCATTTTTCTGGAACACGGCTTTGTGGCTGGGCGGCGGGCAACGTGCTGATTTTATTGCGGCCATTGCGGTGCCTGCAGGCCTTTCGTTTTACACGTTTCAGTCGCTGGCGTATGTGATTGATGTCTATCGCAAGCAAACGCCCGCCGAAAAAAACGTGTGGCAGTTTGCATTGTTTGTATCATTTTTTCCGCAATTGGTGGCGGGGCCGGTGGAACGCTACGCACACCTGAACCAACAGCTTACCACACCCAAACCGCTTGATGCGGATGCGCTGGGCAAAGCCGGCAGGCTGATGCTGTGGGGGTTTTTCAAGAAACTGGTTATTGCCGACAGATTGGCCGCGTATGTGGATCCGCTGTTTGCCACACCCGAAAATTTTGGCGGACTCACGCTGGCGCTGGGCGGCTTTTTGTTTGCCGTGCAGGTGTATTGCGATTTTTCGGGTTATACGGATATTGCCACCGGCACGGCGCGGCTGTTTGGTGTGGAACTTATGGTAAACTGGCGGCGGCCGCTGCTGGCACGTTCGCTGCACGATTTCTGGCAGCGCAACCACATCAGCATGACTACGTGGTTCAGAGACTATGTGTATATACCGCTTGGTGGTGGCCGCGCGGCGCAGTGGCGTGTACAGGTCAATTTGCTGCTCACGTTTTTAATCAGCGGTTTGTGGCACGGTGCCTCCTGGGCGTTTGTGATTTGGGGCGCGCTGCATGGCGTAGTGTATTTGCTGGAACGTGTGGTATTTAAACATATTCGCTTACGCATACCGGAAAAGCTTTTGCGTTTGCCCGGCTGGCTGTGGCTTATTGCATTTCACAGTGTGAGTATTATTGCGTTCCGCGCGGGCAGTATGGATGTGCTTACACACTACGCCGGCCGCGTACTGCAAGGCGGCTGGAGCGTGACCAGCGCGTGGCACGAACTGCGCAGCCTGCACGATTTGTTTCCGTGGCTGCTGGCACTGGGTGGCATTGCGCTTTTGTTTGCGCGCGAGTTGCAGGAAGAATACGGCTGGCTGCGCGGGCATAAAATGTATGCAGGTGTGTTGCGTCCGGCTTTTTATGTTTGCGTGTTTGTGCTGCTGTTTCTGGTGGGGGAATTTGGTGCGAAGCCGTTTATTTATTTTGCGTTTTGA
- a CDS encoding OmpA family protein: MKKQILAAATFCVFAAGVLNAQSAEKKWGLGLYGGALQYRGEAGDEFFKFDPIRPTFGITAARYINPWIDLAADFGIGGIGYAGAVPAFSGDLYNLDFVARIKFNNGKWIKENAFIGPYVFLGVGDAVYREPRYMPRTNFTVDFNFPVGAGVRVRLAPNVNLRLQTAYHWTLTDIYDGVSRPGVSGNQNDQFLTTTVGLVFNIDRKDTDKDGVYDKFDKCPNTPPGVKIDAKGCPLDKDQDGIMDADDSCPDVAGVASAKGCPDADGDGIKDSDDACPNNAGDAKNNGCPDKDGDGVVDKDDRCPDVAGDAKFNGCPDTDGDGTPDIDDKCPTERGRANLGGCPDSDGDGIINSQDACPNQAGPATNKGCPEVKEETKKVLAQALAGVQFETGKDVIKKSSYAILDNVVKVMLENPEYKLSIEGHTDNQGDDAKNLDLSQRRANAVMKYLTDKGVDAKRLRATGYGETKPVETNDTPAGRAKNRRVEFKIEF, translated from the coding sequence ATGAAAAAACAAATACTCGCTGCTGCAACTTTCTGTGTATTCGCAGCGGGCGTATTAAACGCCCAGTCGGCTGAGAAAAAATGGGGACTTGGTCTCTATGGCGGTGCTTTACAGTACCGTGGTGAAGCAGGAGATGAATTTTTTAAGTTTGACCCGATTCGCCCAACCTTCGGAATTACTGCGGCACGTTATATCAATCCCTGGATAGACCTTGCGGCCGATTTTGGAATTGGCGGTATTGGCTACGCAGGAGCTGTGCCGGCTTTTAGCGGCGATTTATATAATCTGGATTTTGTAGCCCGCATAAAATTCAACAACGGCAAATGGATCAAGGAAAATGCGTTTATCGGACCTTATGTATTTTTGGGTGTAGGTGATGCGGTGTACCGCGAGCCCCGCTATATGCCCCGCACAAATTTTACGGTTGACTTCAACTTCCCGGTTGGTGCCGGTGTGCGTGTGCGACTAGCCCCCAATGTAAATCTGCGTTTGCAAACCGCTTATCACTGGACACTTACCGATATATATGATGGTGTGTCGCGTCCGGGCGTATCGGGCAATCAGAACGATCAGTTCCTGACCACAACCGTTGGCCTTGTATTTAACATAGATCGTAAAGACACCGATAAAGACGGGGTTTACGATAAATTCGACAAATGCCCCAACACACCGCCCGGTGTGAAAATTGACGCCAAAGGCTGTCCGCTCGATAAAGATCAGGACGGTATTATGGATGCTGATGACAGTTGCCCCGATGTGGCCGGTGTGGCTTCGGCTAAAGGCTGCCCCGATGCGGATGGCGATGGAATTAAAGACAGTGATGATGCCTGCCCGAACAATGCAGGTGACGCCAAAAACAACGGCTGCCCCGATAAAGATGGTGATGGTGTAGTGGATAAAGACGACCGCTGCCCCGATGTGGCCGGTGATGCGAAATTTAACGGCTGCCCCGATACCGATGGCGACGGCACACCGGATATTGATGATAAATGTCCGACCGAACGAGGCCGTGCCAACCTTGGAGGCTGCCCCGACAGTGATGGCGACGGTATCATTAACTCGCAGGATGCCTGCCCCAATCAGGCCGGACCAGCAACGAACAAGGGGTGCCCGGAAGTGAAGGAAGAAACCAAAAAAGTACTTGCGCAGGCACTTGCCGGTGTGCAGTTTGAAACGGGTAAAGATGTAATCAAAAAATCATCATACGCCATTCTCGACAACGTGGTGAAAGTAATGCTCGAAAATCCCGAATACAAACTGAGTATTGAAGGCCACACCGACAATCAGGGCGATGATGCCAAGAATCTTGATCTCTCCCAGCGTCGCGCCAATGCAGTAATGAAATACCTGACCGATAAAGGCGTAGATGCGAAACGTTTGCGTGCCACCGGCTACGGCGAAACCAAACCGGTTGAAACCAACGATACCCCCGCCGGCCGTGCCAAAAACCGCCGTGTGGAGTTTAAGATTGAATTTTAA
- the pssA gene encoding CDP-diacylglycerol--serine O-phosphatidyltransferase, with protein MKLFTIPNLFTLGNLLCGCLAIISAFEGDLMWSAYLVGIAAVLDFFDGFVARLLNSSSPIGKELDSLADCVTFGVVPAIMTMVMVQKAVFYSKEGLGFFEANHWLTYFPLIIALFSALRLAKFNIDTRQSDSFIGVPTPANAMLIAAIPLMAGWDGSADFALRIAEVKPGFLLNPYFLMVLSLVMSLLLISELPLFALKFKKFGWKGNEVRYSFLLGCLAMIVLLGYAGIALSIVAYILLSVGLWLMNRGKQSAT; from the coding sequence ATGAAACTTTTCACCATTCCCAACCTTTTTACGCTGGGCAATTTGCTTTGCGGCTGTCTGGCCATAATTTCTGCGTTTGAGGGCGATCTGATGTGGAGTGCCTATCTGGTAGGTATTGCCGCCGTGCTCGATTTTTTTGATGGTTTTGTGGCCCGGCTGCTCAACTCCAGCTCGCCCATTGGCAAAGAACTCGATTCGCTGGCCGATTGTGTAACCTTTGGCGTGGTGCCGGCCATAATGACGATGGTGATGGTGCAGAAAGCGGTTTTTTATTCCAAAGAAGGACTTGGTTTTTTTGAAGCCAACCACTGGCTCACGTATTTTCCGCTGATTATTGCCCTGTTTTCGGCGCTGCGTCTGGCCAAGTTTAATATTGATACCCGGCAAAGCGATTCGTTTATCGGTGTGCCCACACCGGCCAATGCCATGCTCATTGCGGCCATTCCGCTTATGGCGGGTTGGGATGGCAGTGCTGATTTTGCGTTACGGATAGCAGAGGTAAAGCCTGGCTTCTTGCTGAATCCGTATTTTCTGATGGTTCTTTCGCTGGTGATGTCGTTGCTGCTTATTTCCGAGCTGCCGCTTTTTGCGCTCAAGTTCAAGAAGTTTGGCTGGAAAGGCAACGAGGTGCGTTACAGTTTTCTGCTGGGCTGTTTGGCCATGATTGTGCTGCTGGGCTACGCCGGCATTGCGCTGAGCATTGTGGCGTACATTCTGCTTTCGGTGGGGTTGTGGTTAATGAACCGTGGAAAACAATCGGCCACCTGA
- the purS gene encoding phosphoribosylformylglycinamidine synthase subunit PurS produces MKFIAEIDVMPHKALLDPQGKAVSGSMKNLNLPEIGNVRIGKHISLEVEADSKATAEAKVDEACKKLLANPIMEYYEYKISEA; encoded by the coding sequence ATGAAATTTATAGCCGAAATTGACGTAATGCCGCACAAGGCGTTGCTCGACCCGCAAGGTAAAGCCGTAAGCGGCAGCATGAAAAACCTCAATCTGCCCGAAATCGGCAATGTGCGCATTGGTAAGCACATTTCGCTGGAAGTAGAGGCCGACTCAAAAGCTACTGCGGAGGCGAAAGTGGATGAGGCCTGCAAAAAGCTGCTTGCCAATCCCATTATGGAATACTACGAGTATAAGATTTCGGAAGCCTAA
- a CDS encoding YifB family Mg chelatase-like AAA ATPase, translated as MTLVKTYGCAVQGIQANTITVEVNIDTGINFFIVGLPDSAVKESQQRIDAALRNNGFRIPGKKITVNMAPADVRKEGSAYDLTIAAGILAASEQMPAHEVERFVLMGELALDGELRPIRGVLPIAMQALAAGFEGMIVPYDNAREAAVVEGLPVYAMKHLREVIDFFCGQRPEPVKLDLAAEFATEPLLTDADLAEVKGQDIVRRALEVAAGGGHNILMIGPPGAGKTMLAKRLPGILPPMSLREALETTKIHSVAGRSGAGAGLITRRPFRSPHHTISDVALVGGGGFPQPGEISLAHNGVLFLDELPEYKRTVLEVMRQPLEDRVVTISRAKFTVDFPAGFMLVASMNPCPCGYFSHPDKKCVCPPGAVQAYMNRISGPLLDRIDMHVEVSPLGFRELSNNQPGESSAAVRERVMRVREIQLKRFANTPGVYCNAQMTASMVREYCALDEAGKEVLQTAMNRLGFSARGFDRMLKVARTIADMHGNKNVTKDNLISAVRYRNLDRANFYAN; from the coding sequence ATGACACTCGTAAAAACCTACGGCTGTGCCGTACAGGGAATTCAGGCCAACACCATAACGGTAGAGGTAAACATCGACACCGGGATCAATTTTTTTATTGTGGGTTTGCCCGACAGCGCGGTAAAGGAAAGCCAGCAGCGTATTGATGCCGCTTTGCGCAACAACGGATTCCGCATTCCCGGCAAAAAAATTACCGTAAACATGGCGCCTGCCGACGTCCGCAAGGAAGGATCGGCTTATGATTTAACCATTGCGGCGGGTATTCTGGCCGCTTCGGAACAAATGCCGGCACACGAAGTAGAACGCTTTGTGCTGATGGGCGAACTGGCGCTCGACGGGGAGTTGCGGCCCATTCGCGGCGTGCTGCCTATTGCGATGCAGGCGCTGGCTGCCGGGTTTGAGGGAATGATTGTGCCTTACGACAATGCCCGCGAAGCAGCCGTGGTGGAAGGCCTGCCGGTGTATGCCATGAAGCACTTGCGCGAAGTGATTGACTTTTTTTGCGGCCAGCGTCCGGAGCCGGTGAAACTTGATCTTGCTGCCGAATTTGCCACCGAGCCCTTACTTACCGATGCCGATCTGGCCGAAGTGAAAGGGCAGGACATTGTGCGCCGTGCGCTGGAAGTGGCGGCCGGCGGCGGACATAATATTCTCATGATCGGGCCTCCGGGTGCGGGTAAAACCATGCTGGCCAAACGCCTGCCGGGCATTCTGCCACCCATGAGTTTGCGCGAGGCGCTTGAAACCACTAAAATTCATTCGGTGGCTGGCCGCAGCGGAGCGGGAGCCGGACTGATTACACGCCGGCCGTTTCGATCGCCGCATCATACAATTAGCGATGTGGCGCTGGTAGGGGGCGGTGGCTTTCCGCAGCCGGGCGAAATTTCGCTGGCACACAACGGTGTGCTTTTTCTCGACGAACTGCCCGAATACAAACGCACTGTGCTTGAAGTGATGCGGCAGCCGCTCGAAGACCGTGTGGTGACTATCTCCCGCGCTAAGTTTACGGTTGATTTTCCGGCCGGCTTTATGCTGGTAGCGTCTATGAATCCCTGCCCGTGCGGCTACTTCAGCCATCCCGATAAAAAGTGTGTGTGTCCGCCCGGCGCCGTGCAGGCCTACATGAACCGCATTTCAGGGCCGCTGCTCGATCGTATCGACATGCACGTGGAGGTTTCGCCGCTGGGTTTTCGCGAACTATCAAACAACCAGCCAGGCGAAAGCAGCGCGGCTGTGCGGGAACGGGTGATGCGTGTGCGCGAAATACAATTGAAACGATTTGCAAATACCCCCGGCGTTTACTGCAATGCACAAATGACCGCTTCAATGGTGCGTGAATATTGTGCGCTTGATGAAGCCGGAAAAGAGGTGCTTCAAACAGCCATGAACCGGCTCGGCTTTTCGGCACGCGGCTTTGATCGTATGCTGAAAGTGGCACGCACCATTGCTGATATGCACGGGAACAAAAATGTAACGAAAGATAATCTTATCTCAGCCGTGAGATACCGCAATCTTGACAGAGCTAATTTTTACGCCAATTGA
- the ilvA gene encoding threonine ammonia-lyase IlvA: MASFDLIVNEAYPKLKKIVRHTPLQYNAGLSSKFNAEIYLKREDLQIVRSYKIRGAYNKITSVPASKTTKGVVCASAGNHAQGVALSCKLLGIKGHIFMPVTTPTQKVNQVKMFGGEFVQLYLKGDTFDDSYKEALELSAKNKMPFIHPFDDEKVIEGQATIGLEILEDFAGKIDYMFVPVGGGGLAAGICTVFSKLSPHTHIIGVEPEGAPSMKTSLQLGFNHTLTEIDKFIDGAAVKRVGDKTFEICKTHLYDIVTVPEGKVCSTILQLYNEEAIIVEPAGALAITALDLYASEITHKTVVCIVSGSNNDISRTEEIRERSLMYEGLKHYFIVRFPQRAGALREFLDKVLDTGQDITHFEYSQKNNRENGPAFIGLEILKKDDLNLLLHRMTQSGMKYEYLNNRPEILQYLL; this comes from the coding sequence ATGGCATCCTTTGATCTTATAGTGAATGAAGCGTATCCCAAACTCAAAAAAATTGTGCGGCATACGCCTTTGCAATACAATGCAGGGCTTTCTTCGAAATTCAATGCGGAAATTTACCTGAAGCGAGAAGATCTTCAGATTGTTCGTTCCTATAAGATCAGAGGAGCCTATAATAAAATCACTTCAGTACCTGCTTCCAAAACCACTAAAGGTGTGGTATGTGCCAGTGCGGGAAATCATGCACAGGGAGTGGCCCTTTCGTGTAAACTACTCGGTATAAAAGGACATATCTTCATGCCTGTTACCACGCCCACACAAAAAGTAAATCAAGTAAAAATGTTTGGCGGTGAGTTTGTGCAGCTCTATTTAAAAGGAGATACTTTTGACGACAGCTACAAAGAAGCTCTTGAGCTTTCGGCAAAAAACAAAATGCCCTTTATCCATCCTTTCGACGATGAGAAAGTCATAGAGGGACAAGCAACAATAGGGCTGGAAATACTTGAAGATTTTGCCGGAAAAATTGATTATATGTTTGTACCGGTAGGTGGAGGCGGACTTGCAGCAGGAATTTGTACCGTATTCAGTAAACTTAGTCCGCATACGCATATTATTGGTGTGGAACCCGAAGGCGCACCGTCAATGAAAACATCGTTACAACTGGGCTTCAATCATACCCTGACGGAAATAGATAAGTTTATTGACGGTGCTGCCGTAAAACGCGTGGGCGACAAAACCTTTGAAATCTGTAAAACACATTTATACGATATTGTTACCGTGCCTGAGGGTAAAGTGTGCAGCACCATACTTCAGCTTTACAACGAAGAAGCTATTATTGTGGAACCCGCAGGAGCACTTGCCATTACTGCACTTGACCTTTACGCATCAGAAATAACACACAAAACAGTTGTATGTATTGTAAGCGGAAGCAACAACGACATTTCTCGAACAGAAGAAATCAGGGAACGTTCACTGATGTACGAAGGCCTTAAACATTACTTCATTGTAAGATTTCCTCAGCGGGCGGGCGCACTAAGAGAATTTCTCGACAAGGTTCTGGATACCGGACAGGATATTACACATTTCGAATACTCCCAAAAAAACAACCGCGAAAACGGGCCCGCATTTATCGGATTGGAAATTTTGAAAAAAGACGACCTTAATCTGCTTCTTCACAGGATGACGCAAAGTGGAATGAAATACGAATACCTGAACAATCGTCCTGAAATCCTTCAGTACCTGTTGTAA